The following coding sequences lie in one Fusarium poae strain DAOMC 252244 chromosome 1, whole genome shotgun sequence genomic window:
- a CDS encoding hypothetical protein (BUSCO:41936at5125), translating to MSRQIEQALLSLMPTYGSDLPPSLVELAGSLLAQSRHRASALKAEEEIARLYACANIACDRLKITLDLPPIEPRPPIPPRIYQRLYTHLDNILPNSASTPGRAAAGRRTPSSRFRNAGESPADGSRPLPSRGTPTKEQSLAKFRTPSKGASGTPAKSTSKTQQTFRGVNLHGWIQPVTRWICEETGHKKLAPTILAGLEAIVTPGGRRTEDEWVLQNVTALFAAIYFFVTMRVKALASGEGIDRQGYVPLRKEILTLLTRARQEVDVKGLSEEDAWEDWANIKSKSFDDAVAKVNERSWLTGDWYQGIADVVKLSQRGYLEDVAMLDEETMPKMQVKKADTMFQGKYDFLSDARRTEYMHWEKGIYAKIALSTTGAAMEVDTQ from the exons ATGAGTCGTCAAATTGAGCAGGCGTTGCTCTCATTAATGCCAACATATGGCTCTGATTTACCACCATCGCTTGTAGAGCTTGCAGGTTCATTGCTTGCCCAGTCTCGACATCGAGCGAGTGCTCTCAAGGCAGAAGAGGAGATAGCAAGGTTATATGCTTGTGCAAACATTGCTTGCGATCG TTTAAAAATTACTCTTGATCTTCCACCTATCGAGCCTCGACCGCCAATTCCACCCCGTATTTACCAACGTCTCTACACTCATCTTGACAACATCCTACCAAATAGCGCTTCAACCCCTGGCCGAGCCGCTGCAGGAAGGAGAACACCAAGTTCAAGGTTTCGCAATGCTGGCGAGTCACCTGCTGATGGGTCACGGCCACTACCATCAAGAGGAACACCCACGAAAGAACAAAGCCTCGCAAAATTCAGAACACCTTCAAAGGGGGCAAGTGGAACCCCGGCAAAATCCACAAGCAAGACACAGCAAACCTTTAGGGGTGTCAATCTTCATGGATGGATTCAGCCAGTGACAAGATGGATATGCGAAGAAACAGGCCACAAGAAACTCGCCCCTACGATCCTTGCTGGTCTGGAAGCTATAGTTACACCAGGAGGTCGTAGAACAGAAGATGAATGGGTGCTGCAGAATGTCACAGCCTTGTTCGCCGCAATCTACTTCTTCGTAACCATGCGCGTCAAGGCTCTTGCATCAGGAGAAGGTATTGACCGACAAGGATATGTACCTCTAAGAAAAGAGATTCTTACTCTACTCACCAGAGCACGGCAGGAAGTCGACGTTAAGGGATTATCAGAAGAGGATGCTTGGGAAGATTGGGCAAATATCAAGTCGAAGAGTTTCGATGATGCAGTTGCCAAAGTCAACGAGCGATCATGGCTCACTGGCGATTGGTATCAAGGGATCGCAGATGTCGTCAAGCTGAGCCAAAGAGGCTATCTTGAGGATGTTGCGATGCTTGACGAAGAGACTATGCCTAAGATGCAAGTCAAGAAGGCAGACACCATGTTTCAGGGCAAATACGACTTTCTCAGCGATGCAAGACGAACAGAATACATGCACTGGGAGAAGGGTATTTACGCCAAAATTGCTCTATCAACAACGGGCGCTGCTATGGAAGTAGATACACAATGA
- a CDS encoding hypothetical protein (BUSCO:30548at5125) has protein sequence MSKLKASKGNPIHNAISEWLDSITTENAGSDLTRRADLLASAPKRFTVYEPMALLPTGSFTSPSWTTLLQNLGKDACQQLWSGILKRISMQGKDTLTHLAVNEGIPLHKAGEEADENVRRSPSGLRTLYGDFGPQDAPAEEPSQNDFDKTLWASTKQNGIFQTWAPRWTMFSRGNVKEKARLLDMGEKTLKGTWAVDLYAGIGYFVFSYARLGMRVLCWEINPWSVEGLRRGAVANRWSVRIVQGEDLALPTKEIVYGGEQIIVFLESNEKALRRIRSLQGSDIARDVRHINCGFLPTSEPTWRDTWDISGPAGETWLHLHENVGANDTETRCEEIQRKFDDWCQGTDRVANVEHIEQVKTFAPGVWHCVFDVRVHKT, from the coding sequence atgtcaaaactaaaagcttcCAAGGGAAACCCTATCCACAATGCAATCAGCGAGTGGTTGGATTCGATTACAACTGAAAACGCAGGGTCAGACTTGACACGGAGAGCCGACCTATTGGCCAGTGCACCGAAGCGATTCACAGTCTATGAGCCCATGGCTCTTCTGCCGACAGGGAGCTTCACATCTCCATCTTGGACAACGCTTTTACAAAATCTTGGCAAAGATGCATGTCAACAACTTTGGTCCGGAATTCTGAAGCGAATTTCAATGCAGGGAAAAGATACACTGACTCATCTTGCCGTGAATGAGGGTATTCCTTTGCACAAAGCGGGAGAGGAGGCTGATGAGAACGTACGAAGAAGCCCAAGTGGGCTACGCACTCTTTATGGAGATTTCGGCCCTCAAGATGCCCCAGCCGAGGAACCTTCCCAAAACGATTTCGACAAGACACTGTGGGCTTCGACGAAACAGAATGGAATATTCCAAACTTGGGCGCCGAGATGGACCATGTTCAGTCGAGGCAATGTCAAAGAGAAAGCAAGACTGCTGGATATGGGAGAAAAGACACTCAAAGGCACATGGGCCGTTGATCTCTATGCCGGCATTGGCTATTTTGTCTTTTCGTATGCTCGGCTTGGGATGAGGGTCCTATGCTGGGAGATTAACCCATGGAGTGTTGAAGGATTAAGGCGCGGCGCCGTAGCAAATCGATGGAGCGTGCGGATTGTTCAAGGGGAAGACCTCGCCTTACCAACTAAGGAGATTGTTTACGGAGGAGAGCAAATCATCGTGTTCCTCGAAAGCAACGAGAAAGCCCTGAGAAGGATCCGGTCACTGCAAGGTAGTGATATTGCGCGAGACGTGCGACACATCAACTGCGGCTTTCTTCCTACAAGCGAGCCGACTTGGCGAGATACGTGGGATATCTCTGGCCCAGCTGGTGAAACATGGCTTCATCTCCACGAAAATGTCGGTGCCAATGACACAGAGACAAGGTGTGAGGAAATCCAGCGCAAATTCGATGATTGGTGTCAAGGAACAGATCGAGTGGCCAATGTTGAACATATAGAGCAGGTCAAGACATTTGCGCCAGGCGTCTGGCATTGCGTCTTTGACGTTCGTGTTCACAAAACCTAG
- a CDS encoding hypothetical protein (SECRETED:SignalP(1-19)), which translates to MAVLSLLTVALALSSPAMARPRPQFNNGGDAQTPGAGLGGGLIPTVLPGAGATETAGGGLGGALPTGGLGGLLPGAGGAAPDGETIRDKIEKFLTDLLGGGDNNADPPAAAPTGGAGDGASTATPVATPGSGDAGADKPPLLTPGRNNAGGAIPTFVAGPGAGFGNGGNDNTSEDPVAPTLIPSPGSGLDGPGTAPGAVIPTFVAGPGQGFGDGETPTPGTGAGNSNDNASDAPQTPTQTPGSGSGTLPTDGLAAPSGAIPTFVAGPGNGFGEGGNAPTTPGSGNGNGNDSDNTSDTPTQTPGSGSGTRPGGDLAAPSGAIPTFVAGPGNGFGEGGNAPATPGSGLGGGNDDSNDAPETPGRGSGRGGLLDGLLQPGSGSQTDSNIPTFVAGPGKGLGRRGQNSGLQRRARRS; encoded by the coding sequence ATGGCtgttctttctcttctcacAGTGGCTCTGGCCCTTTCTTCCCCGGCCATGGCCCGGCCTCGCCCACAATTCAACAATGGAGGTGATGCTCAAACACCCGGTGCTGGTTTGGGCGGTGGTCTCATCCCTACTGTCCTCCCTGGTGCCGGTGCTACTGAGACCGCTGGTggtggtctcggcggtgcccTTCCCACTGGTGGTCTCGGCGGTTTGTTGCCTGGTGCCGGTGGTGCCGCTCCGGACGGTGAGACCATACGCGACAAGATCGAAAAATTCCTTACCGATCTTCTCGGAGGTGGTGACAATAACGCTGACCCTCCTGCCGCCGCCCCAACAGGCGGAGCCGGCGACGGTGCCAGCACTGCTACTCCTGTCGCCACCCCCGGCAGCGGCGATGCTGGAGCCGACAAGCCTCCTCTCTTGACCCCTGGCAGAAATAACGCCGGTGGTGCCATTCCTACTTTCGTTGCTGGACCTGGCGCAGGTTTCGGAAACGGTGGAAACGATAATACCTCTGAAGATCCTGTTGCCCCTACTCTCATCCCTTCTCCGGGCAGTGGTCTTGATGGCCCTGGCACTGCTCCTGGCGCTGTTATTCCCACGTTTGTTGCTGGACCCGGTCAAGGCTTCGGAGACGGTGAGACCCCCACGCCCGGGACTGGTGCTGGTAACAGCAACGACAACGCTTCTGATGCTCCCCAAACCCCTACGCAGACACCTGGTAGCGGCAGTGGCACTCTGCCTACCGATGGCCTGGCCGCTCCTAGCGGTGCTATCCCTACCTTTGTTGCTGGACCAGGTAACGGCTTCGGCGAGGGTGGCAACGCCCCTACTACACCTGGATCTGGCAACGGCAACGGCAACGATAGCGACAACACTTCTGACACCCCCACCCAGACACCTGGCAGTGGCAGCGGAACTCGACCTGGCGGTGATCTGGCTGCACCCAGTGGTGCTATTCCCACCTTTGTTGCTGGACCAGGTAACGGCTTCGGCGAGGGTGGCAATGCGCCTGCTACACCTGGATCTGGACTCGGCGGCGGCAACGATGACTCCAACGATGCTCCCGAGACTCCAGGTCGCGGCAGCGGCAGAGGAGGCCTCCTTGATGGCCTGCTTCAACCCGGAAGCGGAAGCCAGACTGACTCCAACATTCCCACTTTCGTTGCTGGCCCCGGTAAGGGCCTTGGCCGCAGGGGTCAGAACAGCGGCCTTCAAAGGCGCGCTCGTCGCTCTTAA
- a CDS encoding hypothetical protein (SECRETED:SignalP(1-19)~BUSCO:50758at5125), whose translation MRSGIFLSVAFATTVFAHSQKPVVDANADWMTKHMAEEHHVQGWDADSFFTLHDYNGDGWWQAAELMRTYGLFDESNKGMAEKRKDEVRDILLGLLDKDADSSVSRKEWMDFINSGKTLPDLNTGPGHHGDDEYEYEIHHWEKYHDDNTKLEDLTHPEDIEHFKKHDEMEDAQDRLEAMQKLSIVEANIPQKFRRQ comes from the exons ATGCGCAGTGGTATCTTCCTCAGCGTCGCTTTTGCGACCACAGTGTTTGCTCACTCGCAGAAACCTGTCGTGGACGCTAATGCCGACTGGATGACCAAACATATGGCGG AGGAGCACCATGTACAGGGTTGGGACGCCGACTCCTTCTTCACCCTCCACGACTACAACGGCGATGGCTGGTGGCAAGCTGCTGAGCTTATGCGAACATACGGTCTGTTCGACGAGTCAAACAAAGGCATGGCCGAGAAACGAAAGGACGAGGTTCGCGATATCCTACTAGGCCTGCTCGACAAGGATGCCGACTCTTCAGTCAGTCGCAAGGAATGGATGGACTTTATCAACTCGGGCAAGACACTCCCCGACTTAAACACTGGTCCTGGGCATCACGGTGACGACGAGTATGAGTACGAGATTCATCACTGGGAAAAGTACCACGACGACAATACCAAGCTTGAGGACCTGACACATCCCGAGGACATTGAGCACTTTAAGAAGCACGACGAGATGGAGGATGCCCAAGACCGCCTCGAGGCGATGCAGAAGCTCTCCATTGTTGAGGCCAACATTCCTCAAAAGTTCCGACGACAATAG
- a CDS encoding hypothetical protein (BUSCO:27629at5125), with translation MASSVPRPGPANLGPNAGLDEWLEEAKQCHYLPERVMKELCEKVKEILMEESNIQPVCTPVTVCGDIHGQFYDLLELFRVSGGMPGESNVQAPKTSTTVITSDDIEPPTEITNPKLRKKIKASGENATSSGAEETEAGEADEDPDATMADRLESGVTVNSSSQSADNRYIFLGDFVDRGYFSLETFTLLMCLKAKYPDRIVLVRGNHESRQITQVYGFYEECQMKYGNASVWKACCHVFDFLVLAAIIDGEILCVHGGLSPEIRTIDQIRVVARAQEIPHEGAFCDLVWSDPEDVETWAISPRGAGWLFGDKVATEFNHVNGLKLIARAHQLVNEGYKYHFPENSVVTVWSAPNYCYRCGNVASIMAVDKDLNPKFSIFSAVPDDQRHVPALKRGPGDYFL, from the exons ATGGCTTCAAGCGTACCTCGACCGGGCCCTGCGAACTTGGGGCCCAATGCTGGTCTTGATGAATGGCTCGAGGAGGCCAAGCAGTGCCACTATCTGCCTGAGCGTGTTATGAAGGAATTGTGCGAGAAGGTGAAAGAGATATTGATGGAAG AATCCAATATTCAGCCAGTCTGTACTCCCGTCACTGTTTGCGGCGATATCCACGGCCAATTCTACGATCTTCTCGAGCTCTTCCGGGTATCTGGCGGTATGCCGGGCGAGTCCAACGTGCAGGCGCCAAAGACATCCACCACCGTCATCACCTCGGACGATATCGAGCCACCGACAGAGATTACAAACCCTAagttgaggaagaagataaAAGCTTCGGGCGAAAATGCGACGTCCAGTGGCGCAGAAGAGACTGAGGCAGGCGAGGCTGACGAAGATCCCGATGCGACCATGGCGGACCGTCTGGAATCTGGCGTCACGGTGAACTCGTCAAGTCAAAGTGCCGATAATCGATATATTTTCTTGGGAGATTTCGTGGATCGAGGGTACTTCAGCCTGGAAACTTTCACATTATTAATGTGCCTGAAAGCGAA ATACCCTGACAGAATAGTGCTCGTCCGTGGTAACCACGAATCTCGTCAGATTACACAGGTGTACGGCTTCTATGAAGAGTGTCAGATGAAGTATGGCAACGCTTCAGTCTGGAAAGCTTGTTGTCATGTGTTCGATTTCCTGGTTCTTGCTGCCATCATCGATGGCGAGATTCTCTGCGTCCACGGAGGTTTGAGTCCAGAGATCAGGACAATCGATCAGATTCGAGTTGTTGCCCGTGCGCAGGAGATTCCTCACGAGGGTGCATTCTGTGACTTGGTATGGTCAGATCCAGAAGACGTTGAAACGTGGGCTATCAGCCCTCGTGGAGCCGGATGGTTATTTGGAGACAAGGTTGCAACTGAATTCAACCATGTAAATGGACTGAAGTTGATTGCCCGAGCTCATCAGCTTGTCAACGAAGGTTACAAG TATCATTTTCCCGAGAACTCGGTAGTGACTGTATGGTCGGCACCCAACTACTGCTACCGTTGCGGTAATGTTGCTTCTATCATGGCTGTGGATAAAGACTTGAATCCCAAGTTCAGCATCTTTTCTGCTGTTCCTGATGATCAGAGACATGTCCCAGCGCTCAAGAGGGGTCCTGGTGATTACTTCTTGTGA